DNA from Acyrthosiphon pisum isolate AL4f unplaced genomic scaffold, pea_aphid_22Mar2018_4r6ur Scaffold_79;HRSCAF=430, whole genome shotgun sequence:
NNNNNNNNNNNNNNNNNNNNNNNNNNNNNNNNNNNNNNNNNNNNNNNNNNNNNNNNNNNNNNNNNNNNNNNNNNNNNNNNNNNNNNNNNNNNNNNNNNNNNNNNNNNNNNNNNNNNNNNNNNNNNNNNNNNNNNNNNNNNNNNNNNNNNNNNNNNNNNNNNNNNNNNNNNNNNNNNNNNNNNNNNNNNNNNNNNNNNNNNNNNNNNNNNNNNNNNNNNNNNNNNNNNNNNNNNNNNNNNNNNNNNNNNNNNNNNNNNNNNNNNNNNNNNNNNNNNNNNNNNNNNNNNNNNNNNNNNNNNNNNNNNNNNNNNNNNNNNNNNNNNNNNNNNNNNNNNNNNNNNNNNNNNNNNNNNNNNNNNNNNNNNNNNNNNNNNNNNNNNNNNNNNNNNNNNNNNNNNNNNNNNNNNNNNNNNNNNNNNNNNNNNNNNNNNNNNNNNNNNNNNNNNNNNNNNNNNNNNNNNNNNNNNNNNNNNNNNNNNNNNNNNNNNNNNNNNNNNNNNNNNNNNNNNNNNNNNNNNNNNNNNNNNNNNNNNNNNNNNNNNNNNNNNNNNNNNNNNNNNNNNNNNNNNNNNNNNNNNNNNNNNNNNNNNNNNNNNNNNNNNNNNNNNNNNNNNNNNNNNNNNNNNNNNNNNNNNNNNNNNNNNNNNNNNNNNNNNNNNNNNNNNNNNNNNNNNNNNNNNNNNNNNNNNNNNNNNNNNNNNNNNNNNNNNNNNNNNNNNNNNNNNNNNNNNNNNNNNNNNNNNNNNNNNNNNNNNNNNNNNNNNNNNNNNNNNNNNNNNNNNNNNNNNNNNNNNNNNNNNNNNNNNNNNNNNNNNNNNNNNNNNNNNNNNNNNNNNNNNNNNNNNNNNNNNNNNNNNNNNNNNNNNNNNNNNNNNNNNNNNNNNNNNNNNNNNNNNNNNNNNNNNNNNNNNNNNNNNNNNNNNNNNNNNNNNNNNNNNNNNNNNNNNNNNNNNNNNNNNNNNNNNNNNNNNNNNNNNNNNNNNNNNNNNNNNNNNNNNNNNNNNNNNNNNNNNNNNNNNNNNNNNNNNNNNNNNNNNNNNNNNNNNNNNNNNNNNNNNNNNNNNNNNNNNNNNNNNNNNNNNNNNNNNNNNNNNNNNNNNNNNNNNNNNNNNNNNNNNNNNNNNNNNNNNNNNNNNNNNNNNNNNNNNNNNNNNNNNNNNNNNNNNNNNNNNNNNNNNNNNNNNNNNNNNNNNNNNNNNNNNNNNNNNNNNNNNNNNNNNNNNNNNNNNNNNNNNNNNNNNNNNNNNNNNNNNNNNNNNNNNNNNNNNNNNNNNNNNNNNNNNNNNNNNNNNNNNNNNNNNNNNNNNNNNNNNNNNNNNNNNNNNNNNNNNNNNNNNNNNNNNNNNNNNNNNNNNNNNNNNNNNNNNNNNNNNNNNNNNNNNNNNNNNNNNNNNNNNNNNNNNNNNNNNNNNNNNNNNNNNNNNNNNNNNNNNNNNNNNNNNNNNNNNNNNNNNNNNNNNNNNNNNNNNNNNNNNNNNNNNNNNNNNNNNNNNNNNNNNNNNNNNNNNNNNNNNNNNNNNNNNNNNNNNNNNNNNNNNNNNNNNNNNNNNNNNNNNNNNNNNNNNNNNNNNNNNNNNNNNNNNNNNNNNNNNNNNNNNNNNNNNNNNNNNNNNNNNNNNNNNNNNNNNNNNNNNNNNNNNNNNNNNNNNNNNNNNNNNNNNNNNNNNNNNNNNNNNNNNNNNNNNNNNNNNNNNNNNNNNNNNNNNNNNNNNNNNNNNNNNNNNNNNNNNNNNNNNNNNNNNNNNNNNNNNNNNNNNNNNNNNNNNNNNNNNNNNNNNNNNNNNNNNNNNNNNNNNNNNNNNNNNNNNNNNNNNNNNNNNNNNNNNNNNNNNNNNNNNNNNNNNNNNNNNNNNNNNNNNNNNNNNNNNNNNNNNNNNNNNNNNNNNNNNNNNNNNNNNNNNNNNNNNNNNNNNNNNNNNNNNNNNNNNNNNNNNNNNNNNNNNNNNNNNNNNNNNNNNNNNNNNNNNNNNNNNNNNNNNNNNNNNNNNNNNNNNNNNNNNNNNNNNNNNNNNNNNNNNNNNNNNNNNNNNNNNNNNNNNNNNNNNNNNNNNNNNNNNNNNNNNNNNNNNNNNNNNNNNNNNNNNNNNNNNNNNNNNNNNNNNNNNNNNNNNNNNNNNNNNNNNNNNNNNNNNNNNNNNNNNNNNNNNNNNNNNNNNNNNNNNNNNNNNNNNNNNNNNNNNNNNNNNNNNNNNNNNNNNNNNNNNNNNNNNNNNNNNNNNNNNNNNNNNNNNNNNNNNNNNNNNNNNNNNNNNNNNNNNNNNNNNNNNNNNNNNNNNNNNNNNNNNNNNNNNNNNNNNNNNNNNNNNNNNNNNNNNNNNNNNNNNNNNNNNNNNNNNNNNNNNNNNNNNNNNNNNNNNNNNNNNNNNNNNNNNNNNNNNNNNNNNNNNNNNNNNNNNNNNNNNNNNNNNNNNNNNNNNNNNNNNNNNNNNNNNNNNNNNNNNNNNNNNNNNNNNNNNNNNNNNNNNNNNNNNNNNNNNNNNNNNNNNNNNNNNNNNNNNNNNNNNNNNNNNNNNNNNNNNNNNNNNNNNNNNNNNNNNNNNNNNNNNNNNNNNNNNNNNNNNNNNNNNNNNNNNNNNNNNNNNNNNNNNNNNNNNNNNNNNNNNNNNNNNNNNNNNNNNNNNNNNNNNNNNNNNNNNNNNNNNNNNNNNNNNNNNNNNNNNNNNNNNNNNNNNNNNNNNNNNNNNNNNNNNNNNNNNNNNNNNNNNNNNNNNNNNNNNNNNNNNNNNNNNNNNNNNNNNNNNNNNNNNNNNNNNNNNNNNNNNNNNNNNNNNNNNNNNNNNNNNNNNNNNNNNNNNNNNNNNNNNNNNNNNNNNNNNNNNNNNNNNNNNNNNNNNNNNNNNNNNNNNNNNNNNNNNNNNNNNNNNNNNNNNNNNNNNNNNNNNNNNNNNNNNNNNNNNNNNNNNNNNNNNNNNNNNNNNNNNNNNNNNNNNNNNNNNNNNNNNNNNNNNNNNNNNNNNNNNNNNNNNNNNNNNNNNNNNNNNNNNNNNNNNNNNNNNNNNNNNNNNNNNNNNNNNNNNNNNNNNNNNNNNNNNNNNNNNNNNNNNNNNNNNNNNNNNNNNNNNNNNNNNNNNNNNNNNNNNNNNNNNNNNNNNNNNNNNNNNNNNNNNNNNNNNNNNNNNNNNNNNNNNNNNNNNNNNNNNNNNNNNNNNNNNNNNNNNNNNNNNNNNNNNNNNNNNNNNNNNNNNNNNNNNNNNNNNNNNNNNNNNNNNNNNNNNNNNNNNNNNNNNNNNNNNNNNNNNNNNNNNNNNNNNNNNNNNNNNNNNNNNNNNNNNNNNNNNNNNNNNNNNNNNNNNNNNNNNNNNNNNNNNNNNNNNNNNNNNNNNNNNNNNNNNNNNNNNNNNNNNNNNNNNNNNNNNNNNNNNNNNNNNNNNNNNNNNNNNNNNNNNNNNNNNNNNNNNNNNNNNNNNNNNNNNNNNNNNNNNNNNNNNNNNNNNNNNNNNNNNNNNNNNNNNNNNNNNNNNNNNNNNNNNNNNNNNNNNNNNNNNNNNNNNNNNNNNNNNNNNNNNNNNNNNNNNNNNNNNNNNNNNNNNNNNNNNNNNNNNNNNNNNNNNNNNNNNNNNNNNNNNNNNNNNNNNNNNNNNNNNNNNNNNNNNNNNNNNNNNNNNNNNNNNNNNNNNNNNNNNNNNNNNNNNNNNNNNNNNNNNNNNNNNNNNNNNNNNNNNNNNNNNNNNNNNNNNNNNNNNNNNNNNNNNNNNNNNNNNNNNNNNNNNNNNNNNNNNNNNNNNNNNNNNNNNNNNNNNNNNNNNNNNNNNNNNNNNNNNNNNNNNNNNNNNNNNNNNNNNNNNNNNNNNNNNNNNNNNNNNNNNNNNNNNNNNNNNNNNNNNNNNNNNNNNNNNNNNNNNNNNNNNNNNNNNNNNNNNNNNNNNNNNNNNNNNNNNNNNNNNNNNNNNNNNNNNNNNNNNNNNNNNNNNNNNNNNNNNNNNNNNNNNNNNNNNNNNNNNNNNNNNNNNNNNNNNNNNNNNNNNNNNNNNNNNNNNNNNNNNNNNNNNNNNNNNNNNNNNNNNNNNNNNNNNNNNNNNNNNNNNNNNNNNNNNNNNNNNNNNNNNNNNNNNNNNNNNNNNNNNNNNNNNNNNNNNNNNNNNNNNNNNNNNNNNNNNNNNNNNNNNNNNNNNNNNNNNNNNNNNNNNNNNNNNNNNNNNNNNNNNNNNNNNNNNNNNNNNNNNNNNNNNNNNNNNNNNNNNNNNNNNNNNNNNNNNNNNNNNNNNNNNNNNNNNNNNNNNNNNNNNNNNNNNNNNNNNNNNNNNNNNNNNNNNNNNNNNNNNNNNNNNNNNNNNNNNNNNNNNNNNNNNNNNNNNNNNNNNNNNNNNNNNNNNNNNNNNNNNNNNNNNNNNNNNNNNNNNNNNNNNNNNNNNNNNNNNNNNNNNNNNNNNNNNNNNNNNNNNNNNNNNNNNNNNNNNNNNNNNNNNNNNNNNNNNNNNNNNNNNNNNNNNNNNNNNNNNNNNNNNNNNNNNNNNNNNNNNNNNNNNNNNNNNNNNNNNNNNNNNNNNNNNNNNNNNNNNNNNNNNNNNNNNNNNNNNNNNNNNNNNNNNNNNNNNNNNNNNNNNNNNNNNNNNNNNNNNNNNNNNNNNNNNNNNNNNNNNNNNNNNNNNNNNNNNNNNNNNNNNNNNNNNNNNNNNNNNNNNNNNNNNNNNNNNNNNNNNNNNNNNNNNNNNNNNNNNNNNNNNNNNNNNNNNNNNNNNNNNNNNNNNNNNNNNNNNNNNNNNNNNNNNNNNNNNNNNNNNNNNNNNNNNNNNNNNNNNNNNNNNNNNNNNNNNNNNNNNNNNNNNNNNNNNNNNNNNNNNNNNNNNNNNNNNNNNNNNNNNNNNNNNNNNNNNNNNNNNNNNNNNNNNNNNNNNNNNNNNNNNNNNNNNNNNNNNNNNNNNNNNNNNNNNNNNNNNNNNNNNNNNNNNNNNNNNNNNNNNNNNNNNNNNNNNNNNNNNNNNNNNNNNNNNNNNNNNNNNNNNNNNNNNNNNNNNNNNNNNNNNNNNNNNNNNNNNNNNNNNNNNNNNNNNNNNNNNNNNNNNNNNNNNNNNNNNNNNNNNNNNNNNNNNNNNNNNNNNNNNNNNNNNNNNNNNNNNNNNNNNNNNNNNNNNNNNNNNNNNNNNNNNNNNNNNNNNNNNNNNNNNNNNNNNNNNNNNNNNNNNNNNNNNNNNNNNNNNNNNNNNNNNNNNNNNNNNNNNNNNNNNNNNNNNNNNNNNNNNNNNNNNNNNNNNNNNNNNNNNNNNNNNNNNNNNNNNNNNNNNNNNNNNNNNNNNNNNNNNNNNNNNNNNNNNNNNNNNNNNNNNNNNNNNNNNNNNNNNNNNNNNNNNNNNNNNNNNNNNNNNNNNNNNNNNNNNNNNNNNNNNNNNNNNNNNNNNNNNNNNNNNNNNNNNNNNNNNNNNNNNNNNNNNNNNNNNNNNNNNNNNNNNNNNNNNNNNNNNNNNNNNNNNNNNNNNNNNNNNNNNNNNNNNNNNNNNNNNNNNNNNNNNNNNNNNNNNNNNNNNNttagtttttttttctataaatatctataaagttttatctgttgggccaaaaagtgtataaatttaatacaaagcttctgatatattgttacaatatcagttgaaaaatattaaaaatacataggcacaatttttttttataagcatttaaagataaaattttgacaaaatttatcaaattttaatttgaaaaattattttgtagttaaaaatttataaaatgttcaatttttgtatctaagaattacaaatttaaaacaagattccacgtaagtaattaattctgttaccaaaaaatctaaaaaatacatttacacagtttatttttatagtcattttaagtacaaatttggacgaaattatatattaaaaacctaggataactattttagttattttgttgtgattgtataatattattcgtgggtacttgaaacttctaaagtatactattatatatctatgatttaaccgcggttttttgttgatgtataacgcgttataacttataagtacctaatagatattatgatatgattaatttggaatttattataggtacctattataggtcaattttttttttaataccatagataagtatttagtatatatatatgtctaatacatagactgatataccgtctccgctcagaatcgtttttcttatacagtgatattatatcattgaattcaaatttaatactgtccattatacagtgacccacttctaacctactgtacagcagagcgacatccacttacccaccttttttattattgagcTTATGCCTGGGAACAANNNNNNNNNNNNNNNNNNNNNNNNNNNNNNNNNNNNNNNNNNNNNNNNNNNNNNNNNNNNNNNNNNNNNNNNNNNNNNNNNNNNNNNNNNNNNNNNNNNNNNNNNNNNNNNNNNNNNNNNNNNNNNNNNNNNNNNNNNNNNNNNNNNNNNNNNNNNNNNNNNNNNNNNNNNNNNNNNNNNNNNNNNNNNNNNNNNNNNNNNNNNNNNNNNNNNNNNNNNNNNNNNNNNNNNNNNNNNNNNNNNNNNNNNNNNNNNNNNNNNNNNNNNNNNNNNNNNNNNNNNNNNNNNNNNNNNNNNNNNNNNNNNNNNNNNNNNNNNNNNNNNNNNNNNNNNNNNNNNNNNNNNNNNNNNNNNNNNNNNNNNNNNNNNNNNNNNNNNNNNNNNNNNNNNNNNNNNNNNNNNNNNNNNNNNNNNNNNNNNNNNNNNNNNNNNNNNNNNNNNNNNNNNNNNNNNNNNNNNNNNNNNNNNNNNNNNNNNNNNNNNNNNNNNNNNNNNNNNNNNNNNNNNNNNNNNNNNNNNNNNNNNNNNNNNNNNNNNNNNNNNNNNNNNNNNNNNNNNNNNNNNNNNNNNNNNNNNNNNNNNNNNNNNNNNNNNNNNNNNNNNNNNNNNNNNNNNNNNNNNNNNNNNNNNNNNNNNNNNNNNNNNNNNNNNNNNNNNNNNNNNNNNNNNNNNNNNNNNNNNNNNNNNNNNNNNNNNNNNNNNNNNNNNNNNNNNNNNNNNNNNNNNNNNNNNNNNNNNNNNNNNNNNNNNNNNNNNNNNNNNNNNNNNNNNNNNNNNNNNNNNNNNNNNNNNNNNNNNNNNNNNNNNNNNNNNNNNNNNNNNNNNNNNNNNNNNNNNNNNNNNNNNNNNNNNNNNNNNNNNNNNNNNNNNNNNNNNNNNNNNNNNNNNNNNNNNNNNNNNNNNNNNNNNNNNNNNNNNNNNNNNNNNNNNNNNNNNNNNNNNNNNNNNNNNNNNNNNNNNNNNNNNNNNNNNNNNNNNNNNNNNNNNNNNNNNNNNNNNNNNNNNNNNNNNNNNNNNNNNNNNNNNNNNNNNNNNNNNNNNNNNNNNNNNNNNNNNNNNNNNNNNNNNNNNNNNNNNNNNNNNNNNNNNNNNNNNNNNNNNNNNNNNNNNNNNNNNNNNNNNNNNNNNNNNNNNNNNNNNNNNNNNNNNNNNNNNNNNNNNNNNNNNNNNNNNNNNNNNNNNNNNNNNNNNNNNNNNNNNNNNNNNNNNNNNNNNNNNNNNNNNNNNNNNNNNNNNNNNNNNNNNNNNNNNNNNNNNNNNNNNNNNNNNNNNNNNNNNNNNNNNNNNNNNNNNNNNNNNNNNNNNNNNNNNNNNNNNNNNNNNNNNNNaaaccgaaaaaaatttaataataaaatcaaaaacgaaaacgaaaataaattatagtattatacattattaaataacacaacgaaaaaaaaaagtttttgaaaaaaaaattcacttgtctttacttttcaatctttaacttcaaaaatattttaattttaaatcagaaattttgaattttctaatttgtatataaattataattttgatttaaaatttaaatattaagaataaccaattttaatttttaacttaataatttattttaaatataagtcattgaatttaattataaaatataatatttaacttttagatACAACAAGAACAAGTATTAAGAATTGCTTATATGAACGAAAGTGACTAATTAGGAACATGGTTAAAATCATTCTTTGCACTTGCATATCTCCCATTTACCGAAATTGAGGATGGTTTTCTTGAACTAATGGCTACGTGTCCGAACGAAAAATATGGTCATATTTTTTCTGACTATGTACTAAAAACATATATTGAACCAGAATGTCCATTTCCTCCAGAAATGTGGGCTCAAGAACCAAATACGAATCCTCGGTGagcaatttatacaatatatatttttaatattcttaattgtttatttataatttttagtatcaCAAATGGACCTGAAAGCTTTCATAGGACTTATAATGGAAAATTCCACAGTGCTCATCCTCCAACACatgttgttattcaaatattgaaagAAACTCAAATGCAAACCAGATCGATTATACAATCAGTTAATAATGGGAGAGTAAAGAAAATGTACAAAGTACAAAGTACCCACCACTAACGTGTATTATAAgacctataaaatttaatataaaaaataaagttaacatattaatatttttgaaaatttttgaagGTACaatgaatgaataattttcaaagtgttgAATATaagaatgatataaaatattttcttgctTTGTTATTTATAAGGTTATTCAGTAAACAAAACACGATGACATGATGTGTGTTCATAAGCAATTGAGTTAACgaatgtagaaaatattatgttatgataaaatttgtcatattattcTCTTGTTATTTATCATCCATATTTTAGTCCTATACTGTTGGTAATCTCCTTGAGCAATAATTTGTCGGGCGTACCAGCCGCaacaatatttctgatttatattatattaaaactacaattttggcaaataaaacaatttatatttgttctgtaagttaatttttaaattaattattagggtaatattatattattgagcaaattaaatttatttgggtatatattttttgtattattttggtacTAATTGTTGTACCtgcttattataaaaatactaacacAAATTCTGAGAGAAATGTTAGCTTATCTGAAAAAAATCTCCATTCCCCaggaaaaagattaaaaatggtacctaaatatagtaaataattaatttcatatcatatatttagtattcatatacaatttatcgaaattatattaatattatttatattagtttaatatcattaaatatttcaagatattttgttaaatacttcTAACTCAATTTAAAGTGAAAATTCTGTAATTAGTTACC
Protein-coding regions in this window:
- the LOC100572105 gene encoding uncharacterized protein LOC100572105, which produces MATCPNEKYGHIFSDYVLKTYIEPECPFPPEMWAQEPNTNPRITNGPESFHRTYNGKFHSAHPPTHVVIQILKETQMQTRSIIQSVNNGRVKKMYKVQSTHH